The DNA window CAATAAAAAAGCCATTTGCTCTATAAGAGAACAAACGGCACTATCTTCATAGTTGCAATTCACGATTGTACAAATAATCAATAACACTCTTTTTGGGGAAAAGGTATTTGCTATGGTGTTTTATATACTTTAAGTTGCCGGACTTGCACCATGAAATTATTGTGCTTGGTGAGTGACCGGTAACTTGTTGTATATATTTACTTGTCAGCATATCTGGATAATCTGCAAATTGCATTTCAAGATATTGCTTATAATCTTTAACCTCATTTATGCCTTTTAGTTTGTAATGGTTTTTATATTGGTCAGGTCGCGATTTAAACTTAAATCTTCTAATTGAGCCTGGCAAAAATGGGTTATTATAATTATTCGGCAAATAATATTTTTCAGGATTTTTGTCTCTGTCTTCTAAAAAGAAAATAATATCTTTTATTGCAATTTTGTATCTGCGTGTCTTTCTTCCAGAATCAATGCAAGGAATGA is part of the Clostridia bacterium genome and encodes:
- a CDS encoding helix-turn-helix domain-containing protein, yielding MPDYSFLLSKYPEFVTKDQFYRICHISKNTALYYIKNGFIPCIDSGRKTRRYKIAIKDIIFFLEDRDKNPEKYYLPNNYNNPFLPGSIRRFKFKSRPDQYKNHYKLKGINEVKDYKQYLEMQFADYPDMLTSKYIQQVTGHSPSTIISWCKSGNLKYIKHHSKYLFPKKSVIDYLYNRELQL